The nucleotide sequence TTGCTCTTCAAAACATATGTAAATTTCCTGCCTTTCATTAGGTAAAAATTCTCCTTTCATTTTTTAAGCTACTCTTATTATCGTAGAACCGTCACTATAATTTAATAACTATGGGAAAATAAAATTACGAGATACATCATAAACCCTTAAATTTAAAATATCTTTTTATCATAAGGCTCTATTTTGACATAAGTTTCGAACATTTTGAGTGCCTGCTCTTCAGTTATTTGCTTGTTCACAAGTTTTCGATGCAAAATATATAAGTTCGCATTCATATCAGGATCTGTTGATTTAGTTTCCTTCATCTTTTCTCTTATCCTGTCCTCCAATGATTTACTATTTATGCCAACTTCATATTGGAGCATTTTCAGCAGTTTTTCAGCTTCTTTTCTTATACCTTTATCTTGAGAAATAACTTTTATTGAACTCAATCCAGATATAATACTATTTATACTTCCTTTACTTATTAGTATTTTTTCATCATTATCCAATCTCTCATCCCACCTTAATATAATACTATCATAATATAGGTTTTATGGATGAAAGATTAACTTATCCTTCAGCCTACACATAAGTTAATCTTAAATTTGCAACCCTATACTATTATTTACTTTATTTTAACAATGTATTTATTTAACTGTCAATTGTATCTAAATAAATTTAAATATAATCCCACTCTATGTAAAAGTTTGTAAAAAGCTTTCCTTTAATATGTTTATTTATTAATTATAGGGACATAATTAATAAAAAATATATTAGGAGGTCAATAAATTGAATAAAGTAATGCTTATAGGGAGACTTACCAGAGATGCTGAATTACTTCAACTCAGAGACAGTAAACGAGGTGCCGTAAAATTTACACTTGCAGTAGATAGAGATTTTAAAAAAAAGGATGGTACTAAAGATGCTGATTTCATAAAAGTCGCCTATTGGAGCGACCATTCTAGTAAATTGTGTCCATATCTTACAAAGGGTAAACTTATAGGAATAAGCGGTAAAATAACGACTGGAAATTATATAAACAAAGATGGAGATAAAAAGTATTTTTCTTTAATTCAAGCTGACAATATAAAGTTTCTGGAAAGCAAAAAAGATTCAAATGCAGTATAGGTAACGGCATAAATATAGAACGTACCTGGATTTGCAAAATTCAGGTATGTTCTCTTATATTCCTCTCAAAAACTTTTCCAATTTACTAAACTCATCAAAATATACTTCTTGAATTCTAAGAACTATATCTTTAGCAATTGTTTCATCGTACATATGAGAAGTTCTATTTCTATCGAGCATCATCTCAATCCATACATCTCCATTAGATATGACATCATGCTTAAAAGCTGATTTTATAGTACTTCTTGGTGCTAAAGCTTCATCTATTATTCCCTGATCTTCTAAATACAACTTCATAACTTTCCAGCTTTGCTCAAAGGTAAACTCAAATCTTTGAATAATACCATCTATTATTATATCATCTGAAATATCTTTTTCTAATGCTTCGCCTAGTCTATTTAATGCATTTGTAAAATCATGTATTCTTTCATTTAATCTTTTCATTATATATGACAATCCCTTCTTTTAATATATTATTTATTAATCCATCTTTGCTAAGTTCATTCATCGATAATATATCAAAACTCAAACAAGTGTCCAACTCATTAACATCCATACTTATCTTTGCCAAAATCAAATTGGTTATATTTTTTCCAAATATGCATAAATCCACATCTGAATTGTATCTGTTATTTCCTCTGGCACGTGATCCAAATAATAAAACTTTTTCAATTTCCACATATTTTTTAAAAATCACTTCCAATTCACTTTTCAATTTATCATCTATCAATTTAATCACCCTCATTAAATTAGTATATTAAAATCACAAATTTCAATTATAAGATATCAAGCATATACTCTGAAAATTCCTTCAAATCGCATAAGTGTTTTTCAATTATTTCTTCAACTATACTCAAGTTTACAGTCTGATAATCATGAACAGCTATATTTCTAAATCCAACCATAGATTTTAAATTTTCAGGATCATTTTTACATTCTTCATTTATTCTCTTTATACATCTTTCTATCACAGATATTTTGTTTAGTATTACATCATTCATATATGTGACCTCTTTTCTTTATACTCTTAAGTATTACTTCTCTCTCCTCATTAAGAACTGCATACTCCTTAAAAGAGTACATTTCAAAGTAAGCTCTCCTTTTATCATCACTACAATATATACATTCACCTTTAGCTATTACCTGAACTTTGAATACAGTAGAGGAACTCTTTAAGTCAATTAAATCAACATCTCTTTTTAATATATCCGCAAGTCTCTAAGCAAGCATAAATACATCATATTCTGTATGTTTAATATCACTAACAAATGCAATATCTATATCACTATCTTCTCTAAAAATTCCATTTACACCTGAACCAAATAAGTATATTATAATTGGTTTTACATTTTCAAGGAGAAATTCAGTTATTTTATTCACTTTATTTTCATCTATATTCATAAAATACCCCCTCACATATATTATTTTACCATAACTCTTTCATATTTAAACATGAAAATAAAACATGCAGCCATAACTGCATGTTTTTATAAACATTTAAAAATATTTTATTTTGCAATTTTAAAATTAGCTATATTTTCCATATTTCTGGCTGTAACCACCTGAACTGTAGCTAAATCCTTCTTCATATCTTCAACTTTCCCTGATAAGTGATTAATATCATTACTTAGTTTATCATGTTCAGCTTTATTGGTATTAGCTTTATCTTCAAGTATTCTCAGTATAACACCATGCTCTTTTTGCTGTGTCTTAATAAGTCCAACATCTACCTTTAAAGTTTCAATATCGCTTTTTAAACCACTAACATCGCTTTTTAAACCACTAACATCGCTTTTTAAACTACTAACATCGCTTTTTAAACTACTAACATTGCTTTTTAAACTACTAACATTGCTTTTTAAACTACTAACATCGCTTTTTAAACTACTAACATCGCTTTTTATGTCGCCTAATTTTTCATCAAGCAGTTCACCTAATGCCTTCAATAATTCTCTATCCATTTTACACCGCCTATGTATTTACTATTTATTAAAATTCTATCATCCAACCAGTAAAAATTCAATATGTAAATTATTACATTTCGATCCGTAAAATGCTTATTTAGAATCATTTAAGTTTTAATACATAAATTTTACAAACTTATGCCATTGAATCAAAATTCTGACCAATATTATAATCTACAGATTGACTCATCATCTGAGTCATTTCCTGACCGACCTGCTCCTGAGCATTTATAGCCATTTTTGCAACTGAGATTCCAACACTGTTCATAAGTGAACTCTGACTCATTGCAACGGATAAAGCTGGTATATCCATAAATATCACTCCTTTCAACGTAAATTAAACTGAAATAGATATAATTTTACCACTATATTTATATTCATTGCCCGAATCATCATAATGATCCCCATACAAACTATAATATACACTGTCCACTATATCATGTGAGGCACTAATAATCTTTTCTGCCTGATATTTATCCAATTCCTTAAGTTCAAGCAATTTTTTCACTGATGACTTTACTAGCATATCCTGATATATAGCATTATTCACAAGACCAACCATCTGACCTTTTATATCATCTCCAAGTTTGTCTAATGGCTTTATAAGATCATTTTCTATTTTATAAGTACTTTTAAGTATGTCATCTATATCAAGTTTTCCCTCAATATGAAAACCGAAAACATCATCCTTTATATTTTTCTTATTAGGATCAAGACTTATATTAAAATTCTTAAGACTAATTGTAATACCCGTTTTATATCCAGTTTCAACATTTATTGTCTTTCCCTTAAAAATACTCTTATCTCCAAAAATATCATTAATTACGCTATTCATATTTTTTATTATTTCATCAGCCTGTTTTTTTATGTCTTGTTTTTCGTCAAGTTCAGTAGTTTTATCATTATATTTAGAAGATAAATCTTTAAGTTTATTTGATAAAGTTTTTAAGGAGTCAACAGCCTTTTTTTCTTCTGTAAGAAAAGACATACCCGCTTGAGTTTCACTCTCAGACTTCCTTGCACTACTTAACTGTGCCCTCATCTTATCTATCATAAGTCTATCAGACATAGAATTATCTTTATTTAAAAGACTTTTCCCCACTTTAGCTATATCTGATGTATTCTTTTTAGTAATTTTATACCCTGATAAAAAACTGCTCTTAAAATTCAATCTGGAAATGTTCATACACAATCCTCCTCTAACTTATGCCAATTTATTAATAGATTTATTTTTAACTTCATTAGATTCGGCATCTTCATTGGCGATATTATCATTTTTTGAAGCATCTTTAAGTTCATTTTTATCTTGACTGCCACTTAATGTATCATTGACACTATGAATAAGTTTTCCGACTTTAGCCTCGAGCCCTAAAGCTCTCCCTTTATATTCAGAAGCTTGCTTTCTTTCAATATCAGCCATCCTGTAATTTCTTATGCCATCATCAATCTCAGCATATGAATTTAATTCTCTTGCTCTTCCAGTTAACCCTTTTTTTATAGAATTAACTTCCCCGACCTGTTTATATACAGAAGACATACTCAAAAATAGACTGTCTTTTGAAATTTCGCTATTCTTGCCCGCATTACTACTTACTTTTGACGTATTAGCTTCACTATTTTTATCACTTGCATCACTAATTTGAATTTGTTCTATTTGACTCTCTATATTTTGGATTTGTTCCTGAAGAGGTTTTATAAGTTCCTGTTTAGTTTTAGCATCCTGTTTACTATTCTTTATGCTTTCTATTTGTTTCTGAACCTGAGACTCCTGTTGTCTTAAAAATTTTATCTGCTGCTCACTGGATTCGTCTCTTTTAAGATATTCAATTCTATTTACAGAATTAGATGAAATCGAATTTATCACAGTATTTCCCTCCAAATAACTATTTACATAATCTATTCATGTTATCGTAAATATTGGAGAAATATTTAGCTAAGTTTATTACTTATAAAGTTGAAAGAAATCATTTATCCTATAAAGATTAAAATGATTCTTCAAGCAAACTCTATTATAATTACCTTAGTAATTTAGTCCCTTTTATCCACTTTTCAG is from Clostridium fermenticellae and encodes:
- a CDS encoding nucleotidyltransferase family protein; the protein is MIKLIDDKLKSELEVIFKKYVEIEKVLLFGSRARGNNRYNSDVDLCIFGKNITNLILAKISMDVNELDTCLSFDILSMNELSKDGLINNILKEGIVIYNEKIK
- a CDS encoding HepT-like ribonuclease domain-containing protein; translation: MNDVILNKISVIERCIKRINEECKNDPENLKSMVGFRNIAVHDYQTVNLSIVEEIIEKHLCDLKEFSEYMLDIL
- a CDS encoding nucleotidyltransferase substrate binding protein, with product MKRLNERIHDFTNALNRLGEALEKDISDDIIIDGIIQRFEFTFEQSWKVMKLYLEDQGIIDEALAPRSTIKSAFKHDVISNGDVWIEMMLDRNRTSHMYDETIAKDIVLRIQEVYFDEFSKLEKFLRGI
- a CDS encoding YjfB family protein, coding for MDIPALSVAMSQSSLMNSVGISVAKMAINAQEQVGQEMTQMMSQSVDYNIGQNFDSMA
- a CDS encoding single-stranded DNA-binding protein, whose translation is MNKVMLIGRLTRDAELLQLRDSKRGAVKFTLAVDRDFKKKDGTKDADFIKVAYWSDHSSKLCPYLTKGKLIGISGKITTGNYINKDGDKKYFSLIQADNIKFLESKKDSNAV
- a CDS encoding FlxA-like family protein, translated to MINSISSNSVNRIEYLKRDESSEQQIKFLRQQESQVQKQIESIKNSKQDAKTKQELIKPLQEQIQNIESQIEQIQISDASDKNSEANTSKVSSNAGKNSEISKDSLFLSMSSVYKQVGEVNSIKKGLTGRARELNSYAEIDDGIRNYRMADIERKQASEYKGRALGLEAKVGKLIHSVNDTLSGSQDKNELKDASKNDNIANEDAESNEVKNKSINKLA